The following proteins are co-located in the Chryseobacterium daecheongense genome:
- a CDS encoding Atu1372/SO_1960 family protein — protein sequence MKNISKIITAFLLLIITQSMMAQEHKARVLVLFYSDNGGTYELAKEISKGIETKGNVQAVIKQVKASTHPKLKDIPIASVEELSSYDGIAFGSPVYFGNISTGMSEFLSKTVGLWTTHALEGMPATVFMSAGSGAGKELAIQSFWNSLAVHGMVLVSNGIRGAENIDKNTPQGNTVLGVTSLASVKNVERPSESERYIARMQGENFAKIAAALKDIFPHKMTSENDIQEKTANINTVLKQKQIILPQVPKPAGNYQPYVRSGNLVFINQVALKDGKILNPGKLGLSLTEEQVKEATKVTMLNVLSVLNEALGGDLNRVKRCVQLTGIFNTKDDYTKHADLMNIASDLTVEVFGEKGKHARATFGASSIPVNSSVEIQAVFEVE from the coding sequence ATGAAAAATATAAGCAAGATCATCACTGCTTTCTTACTTCTGATAATAACCCAATCTATGATGGCACAAGAACATAAAGCTAGAGTTCTGGTTCTGTTTTATTCGGATAATGGAGGAACTTATGAATTAGCAAAAGAAATATCAAAAGGAATTGAAACCAAAGGAAATGTACAGGCTGTAATTAAACAGGTAAAAGCGTCAACCCATCCCAAATTAAAAGATATCCCTATAGCCAGCGTCGAAGAACTCTCTTCCTACGACGGAATTGCATTTGGATCACCCGTTTATTTTGGAAATATCAGTACGGGAATGAGTGAGTTCTTATCAAAAACGGTTGGATTATGGACCACCCATGCATTAGAAGGAATGCCGGCGACCGTCTTCATGTCTGCAGGAAGTGGTGCAGGAAAGGAGCTGGCTATTCAGTCTTTTTGGAATAGCCTGGCCGTTCATGGAATGGTACTGGTATCGAATGGTATTCGTGGTGCAGAAAACATAGACAAAAATACCCCACAGGGAAACACCGTTCTTGGAGTAACCAGCCTTGCTTCAGTTAAAAATGTAGAACGCCCCAGCGAAAGTGAACGTTATATTGCCAGAATGCAAGGAGAAAACTTTGCTAAGATAGCAGCAGCATTGAAAGATATCTTTCCCCATAAGATGACATCGGAAAATGATATCCAAGAAAAAACAGCTAATATCAACACTGTCTTAAAACAAAAGCAGATCATTCTTCCACAGGTTCCTAAACCTGCAGGAAATTATCAGCCCTATGTACGTTCAGGAAATCTGGTTTTCATTAACCAGGTTGCATTAAAAGACGGGAAAATCCTTAATCCTGGAAAACTAGGACTTTCACTTACTGAAGAACAGGTAAAAGAAGCTACAAAAGTGACCATGCTTAATGTTCTTTCTGTATTAAATGAGGCCTTGGGTGGTGATTTAAACCGCGTAAAACGTTGTGTACAGCTTACGGGAATATTTAATACAAAAGACGACTATACTAAACACGCAGATCTTATGAATATAGCATCCGATCTTACTGTAGAAGTATTTGGAGAAAAAGGAAAGCATGCAAGAGCTACCTTTGGAGCATCATCGATTCCTGTTAACTCTTCTGTAGAGATTCAGGCCGTATTTGAAGTGGAGTAA
- the dapB gene encoding 4-hydroxy-tetrahydrodipicolinate reductase: MIKIFVAGATGWAGSELSKAIFKQKGMQLVGGLSRSGSGKNLAEILDLGNEKIPVFDTIEKALDALDFDVLFDYTKPDVAKTNVLAAVKRGKKVIVGTSGLTGEDYAEIEKAAIENDTSVLAVGNFAITVVLLQKFAEIAAKYIPNYEIIDYAHELKIDTPSGTVRELAHRLAQVQKPVVPIPTDQLVGEKATRGAEMEGVHVHSVRLPGHVIAVETIFGLKDEKLIIRHDSGTSAEPYVKGGLLAIEKIGTFKGLRRGLDTVMDF, encoded by the coding sequence ATGATCAAAATATTCGTTGCAGGGGCTACCGGATGGGCCGGCTCTGAGCTGAGCAAAGCTATTTTTAAACAAAAGGGAATGCAGCTGGTCGGTGGATTGTCCCGTTCCGGCAGTGGAAAAAACCTCGCTGAGATCCTTGATTTAGGGAATGAAAAAATTCCGGTATTTGATACCATTGAGAAGGCTTTAGATGCCCTTGACTTCGATGTGTTATTTGACTACACAAAACCTGATGTTGCCAAAACCAATGTCCTGGCGGCCGTAAAAAGAGGTAAAAAAGTTATTGTGGGAACTTCAGGCCTTACAGGAGAAGATTATGCAGAAATAGAAAAAGCTGCCATTGAAAATGATACTTCCGTACTGGCGGTAGGAAACTTTGCGATCACAGTTGTTCTTCTTCAAAAGTTTGCTGAAATTGCTGCAAAATATATTCCCAACTATGAAATTATAGATTATGCACACGAGCTAAAAATCGATACCCCAAGCGGAACGGTAAGGGAACTCGCTCACCGATTAGCCCAGGTTCAAAAACCCGTTGTCCCTATTCCTACGGATCAGCTGGTTGGTGAAAAGGCAACTAGAGGAGCAGAAATGGAAGGGGTTCATGTTCATTCCGTAAGGCTTCCGGGACATGTTATTGCTGTAGAAACTATTTTTGGGTTAAAAGATGAAAAATTAATCATCAGACACGATTCAGGAACCAGTGCAGAACCTTATGTAAAGGGTGGGTTACTTGCTATTGAAAAAATAGGCACATTCAAAGGTCTCAGAAGAGGACTGGATACAGTAATGGATTTTTAA
- a CDS encoding TlpA disulfide reductase family protein, protein MKKISQVLLFLSFCTIYSQTNFKMDISAPVFAKDSITIAPPMGMGETHKLYNFTIQPEKGVRFMKGFNTAFIRIDDSKAVTGQIEYPQPVIFGYFNAVEKGGYGSDIFFIEKGDYKISIVDKNLNFTSGSETPTNAEYKKLKKLLEIADKKLKPYEDNNPGDIESKQKLLRTYITKNPNSYVAFWEIVNDFSKYGFNPSYVENMPLFSKKIKGIFSYKEFEKILKIENATSVGANFPNLKLNSTDQINKSSFSDHKLTLIDYWATTCKPCIKDLPKLVTLYEKYKDKGVQFISVADDIVKDRMDRANTILNENKVSWKNYFDVNQAFLNKLHATGYPLQILVDQNGKIIARKFGELDQIAGEIEKHIQ, encoded by the coding sequence ATGAAAAAAATTTCACAGGTCTTACTTTTTTTATCATTCTGTACTATTTATTCCCAAACCAATTTTAAAATGGATATCAGTGCTCCGGTATTTGCTAAAGATTCCATAACCATTGCTCCTCCGATGGGAATGGGAGAAACCCATAAACTGTACAATTTTACCATTCAACCGGAAAAAGGTGTAAGATTTATGAAGGGTTTTAATACCGCATTTATCAGGATCGATGACTCAAAGGCAGTGACCGGACAAATAGAATATCCTCAGCCTGTTATCTTTGGATATTTTAATGCTGTAGAAAAGGGAGGATATGGTTCTGATATTTTTTTCATTGAAAAAGGGGATTACAAGATCAGTATCGTGGATAAAAATCTGAATTTTACGTCAGGTTCTGAAACGCCAACCAACGCCGAATACAAAAAACTGAAGAAGTTACTTGAGATAGCAGACAAAAAATTAAAACCTTATGAAGACAATAATCCTGGTGATATTGAAAGTAAACAAAAGCTGCTGAGAACCTATATTACTAAAAATCCAAACTCCTATGTGGCGTTCTGGGAAATCGTAAATGATTTCTCAAAATACGGTTTTAACCCAAGCTATGTGGAAAATATGCCCTTATTTTCTAAAAAGATAAAAGGGATATTCAGTTATAAAGAATTTGAGAAAATCCTGAAAATAGAAAATGCTACAAGTGTCGGTGCAAATTTCCCGAACCTGAAACTTAATTCAACCGATCAGATAAATAAATCCAGTTTTTCTGACCACAAACTTACCTTGATAGATTATTGGGCTACAACCTGCAAACCTTGTATTAAAGATTTGCCCAAGCTGGTCACCTTATATGAAAAATATAAGGATAAAGGTGTGCAATTCATAAGTGTTGCTGACGATATTGTGAAAGACAGAATGGATCGTGCCAATACAATACTGAACGAAAATAAAGTAAGCTGGAAAAATTATTTCGATGTGAATCAGGCATTCCTCAATAAGCTTCATGCTACCGGATATCCTCTACAAATTCTGGTAGATCAAAATGGAAAGATCATTGCCAGAAAGTTCGGCGAACTGGATCAGATTGCTGGGGAAATAGAAAAGCACATTCAATAA
- a CDS encoding outer membrane beta-barrel family protein gives MVRKIFTFIFFLFSLFSYAQSIEGSIIDGHHKPAVETEVVITNDTEKFSAITDQNGMFKIVLNKNGIYLLEVIHDGIKVESEKITVSGNLTKDIHIKENTPFEQKIEGVSVSIKKKLFERKVDRLVFNVENSIASQGIDVVEALAKTPMVRATDDAISIAGKSNVAVMVNDRILNLSGQELINYLKTLRSDDVAKIEVITTPPAKYEAEGKSGLINIILKKKADMGWNGSLQTSGSYFYGKPTVSARSGAGFNYQGNKLSLTANLSAGDNYWDSSSYNYLTVTTNSNYWNTDSKELYNNKYKGANLKGEYKISDKHLVGFNYNYSFGNPFEKAENYTSIFNETGKLNVFSDSKNKNHRNLHNTNAFYDIKLDTIGSKLSISGNVLINNAHADNFYNTVTDTKVSTLTNPVSRYRIYSGQADLEKNFVKIKTESGLKYTKIKNASDFNFFNIENGQYILNRERTNTFIYNEENFAAYLSTSFKINDKWNAKAGLRYEYTTLEGVSLNDNSSANINYGKFFPTAYLSYKPNENNTFTLNYSRRISRPYFGNLNPFKYYTSEYEYNTGNPYLLPSFSDNFELGYVLKNNLNITLYYNYNKDNWDRIQVVEGNLKYSIVKNFYNQNQAGINISYNYNKLTWLESSAFLNGFYAKSKSYLPEAVAAPAGYGASINLDNNFFLNKEKTLTLMLGIWANIPNRSGNTYFNGNGSVYTGIKLNLMEKKLMINLYLNDALNTDRNKGTEYYPNYNVEYYSKGTSRNMLFSVTYKFGNNDIKGATKQMKFEESNRAGGSNGN, from the coding sequence ATGGTTCGAAAGATATTTACCTTCATATTTTTCTTATTTTCTCTTTTCAGCTATGCTCAAAGCATTGAAGGAAGTATTATTGACGGACATCACAAGCCTGCGGTAGAAACTGAAGTGGTTATAACAAACGATACTGAAAAATTTTCTGCTATTACAGACCAGAACGGAATGTTTAAAATAGTTCTGAATAAAAATGGAATTTATTTATTAGAGGTTATTCATGATGGAATAAAAGTAGAAAGCGAAAAAATAACTGTTAGCGGAAATCTTACTAAAGACATCCATATAAAAGAAAATACACCTTTTGAGCAAAAGATAGAAGGAGTTTCTGTTTCCATAAAGAAAAAGCTATTTGAAAGAAAAGTCGACCGATTGGTTTTTAATGTTGAAAACTCTATTGCATCACAAGGAATAGATGTCGTGGAAGCATTAGCAAAAACTCCAATGGTACGGGCTACAGATGATGCTATTTCTATTGCAGGAAAAAGCAATGTTGCAGTGATGGTGAATGATCGGATTTTAAATTTATCCGGTCAGGAATTGATCAATTATCTAAAAACATTACGCTCGGATGATGTCGCCAAAATTGAAGTTATCACTACACCTCCTGCCAAATACGAAGCGGAGGGGAAAAGCGGGCTGATAAATATTATTCTGAAAAAGAAGGCTGATATGGGATGGAATGGCTCTTTACAGACATCGGGAAGTTACTTTTATGGAAAACCTACCGTCAGTGCAAGAAGTGGAGCCGGTTTTAATTACCAGGGGAATAAATTATCTCTTACAGCCAATTTATCAGCAGGAGATAATTATTGGGACAGTTCATCTTACAATTATTTAACAGTGACTACTAACTCAAATTACTGGAACACCGATTCCAAAGAACTGTATAATAACAAATACAAAGGAGCCAATCTGAAAGGAGAATATAAAATCAGCGATAAGCACCTTGTAGGATTCAATTATAATTATTCTTTCGGCAACCCATTCGAAAAGGCTGAAAATTATACATCTATTTTTAATGAAACAGGGAAACTCAATGTATTCTCCGACAGTAAAAATAAAAATCACAGAAACCTTCACAATACCAATGCTTTTTACGATATAAAGCTTGACACAATTGGAAGTAAACTTAGCATATCAGGTAATGTATTAATTAATAACGCACACGCCGATAACTTTTACAATACCGTCACCGATACCAAAGTTTCTACTCTTACCAATCCTGTCAGCAGGTACCGGATCTATTCAGGCCAGGCTGATCTGGAAAAGAATTTTGTCAAAATAAAAACGGAATCAGGCTTGAAATACACCAAAATAAAAAACGCATCTGATTTTAATTTCTTCAACATTGAGAATGGACAATATATTTTGAATAGAGAAAGGACCAATACATTTATCTATAATGAAGAGAACTTTGCTGCATACCTGTCTACCAGTTTTAAAATCAATGATAAATGGAATGCAAAAGCGGGCCTTCGTTATGAGTACACTACACTGGAAGGCGTTTCATTAAATGATAATTCTTCTGCCAACATCAATTACGGAAAATTTTTCCCTACGGCTTATTTAAGTTATAAACCTAACGAAAACAATACATTTACATTAAATTATTCCAGAAGAATTTCGCGCCCCTATTTCGGAAACCTTAATCCCTTCAAATATTATACTTCAGAATATGAATACAATACCGGAAACCCATATCTTCTCCCCTCTTTTTCAGACAATTTTGAGTTGGGTTACGTGCTCAAAAATAATTTAAACATTACACTCTACTACAACTACAATAAGGATAATTGGGATAGAATACAGGTGGTAGAAGGAAATCTGAAATACAGTATTGTCAAAAATTTCTATAACCAAAATCAGGCGGGTATTAACATCAGCTACAATTATAATAAGCTTACGTGGCTGGAATCTAGTGCATTCTTAAATGGGTTTTATGCCAAATCCAAATCATATCTTCCTGAAGCGGTGGCAGCACCGGCAGGATATGGAGCCAGTATTAACCTGGATAATAACTTCTTTCTTAATAAGGAAAAAACATTGACTTTAATGCTAGGTATATGGGCAAACATTCCCAACAGAAGTGGAAATACTTATTTCAATGGAAATGGATCGGTTTATACGGGAATAAAATTAAACCTGATGGAGAAAAAATTAATGATCAACTTATACCTGAATGATGCTTTAAATACCGACCGTAATAAGGGAACAGAATATTATCCCAATTATAATGTAGAGTATTATTCCAAAGGAACCTCACGAAATATGTTATTTTCAGTAACCTATAAATTCGGTAATAATGATATAAAGGGAGCAACCAAACAAATGAAGTTCGAAGAATCAAACAGAGCTGGAGGAAGCAATGGTAATTAA
- a CDS encoding TetR/AcrR family transcriptional regulator, whose amino-acid sequence MKTREKIISTAIQLFNEKGYNTITTRHIAAELNISPGNLHYHFKHSEDIIKVVFSELLLGMDEMMNTLQQTDHKTLQNLFDFTYRTYEIFYSYRFIFLNFVDILRKIPEIKTQYEQINLHRKTEFESIFLDFQKNRIFREDIPDFIINNLSTQIFIIADNWVTHNSLTLNLPKEEAIKHYSLIQMNLFYPLLNPEQQKLYQVNFIQKLKK is encoded by the coding sequence ATGAAAACCAGGGAAAAGATTATTTCAACAGCAATTCAGCTTTTCAACGAAAAAGGATACAATACAATCACGACAAGACATATTGCAGCTGAACTCAATATAAGTCCGGGAAATCTGCATTATCACTTCAAACATTCTGAAGATATTATTAAAGTTGTTTTTTCCGAACTCCTACTGGGAATGGATGAAATGATGAATACACTTCAGCAAACTGATCATAAGACCTTACAAAACTTATTTGACTTTACTTACCGTACTTACGAAATTTTCTATTCCTATCGTTTTATCTTCCTCAATTTCGTTGATATTCTAAGAAAAATTCCCGAAATAAAAACTCAGTATGAACAAATTAATTTGCACAGGAAAACTGAGTTTGAATCTATATTTCTGGATTTTCAGAAGAACAGGATCTTCCGGGAAGATATCCCTGATTTTATTATAAACAACCTTAGCACCCAAATATTTATTATTGCTGATAATTGGGTTACCCATAATAGCCTAACACTCAATCTACCAAAAGAAGAAGCAATTAAGCATTACAGCCTTATCCAGATGAATTTGTTTTACCCTTTGTTAAATCCTGAACAGCAGAAATTATATCAAGTGAATTTTATTCAAAAACTTAAAAAATAA
- a CDS encoding AraC family transcriptional regulator → MSGSSTQYNGYRISVPPEFENIFSHFYFAENNSEFPVTKTLLPTYQTILLFCFGESASMVTKEKTMITVDKCIVFGPIRHSFDYTLPSGTSILVANFKDDAFYRFFGKACISYQAAINPDELLEENCFTNLWHQISKINSTQEQVDYILAFCKPYLQERDLTGQLLSDFTNKNLNPIKTIAEKTNQSERSIQLKQKEQFGYSSKEITRYNRFSKAIQLIEKEIANQNKVEWFTIVDECNYYDQSQLIHDFKHFIHLSPSQFLKFQQDICNPKSD, encoded by the coding sequence ATGTCCGGATCATCAACACAATATAATGGTTACAGAATCTCAGTTCCGCCGGAATTCGAGAATATATTTTCACATTTCTATTTTGCTGAAAACAATTCCGAATTTCCGGTAACCAAGACATTGCTGCCCACGTATCAGACGATATTGCTATTTTGCTTTGGGGAAAGTGCATCAATGGTAACCAAGGAAAAAACGATGATAACGGTAGATAAATGTATCGTTTTTGGTCCTATCAGGCACTCTTTCGACTATACGTTGCCTTCCGGAACTTCAATTCTTGTAGCTAATTTCAAAGATGATGCTTTTTATCGTTTTTTTGGAAAAGCATGCATCTCATATCAGGCCGCGATAAATCCTGACGAGCTTCTTGAAGAAAACTGTTTTACCAATCTATGGCATCAGATTTCAAAAATTAATTCTACTCAGGAACAGGTAGATTATATTCTTGCGTTTTGTAAACCCTATTTGCAGGAGCGGGATCTCACAGGTCAGCTCTTGAGTGATTTTACAAATAAAAATTTAAACCCCATTAAAACAATTGCTGAAAAGACCAATCAAAGTGAACGAAGTATTCAGCTAAAACAAAAAGAGCAATTTGGATATTCATCCAAAGAGATCACCCGGTATAACAGGTTTTCAAAAGCCATCCAGCTTATTGAGAAAGAAATTGCCAATCAAAACAAAGTCGAATGGTTTACCATTGTTGATGAGTGTAATTATTACGATCAAAGCCAGCTTATCCATGATTTCAAGCACTTCATACATCTTTCACCTTCACAGTTCCTGAAGTTTCAGCAGGACATCTGCAATCCAAAATCGGATTAG
- a CDS encoding NAD(P)H-dependent oxidoreductase: protein MRHLIIYAHYNENSLNHHLLETVVESLTSQNHEVIVRDLYAINFDPVFSLKDIQEQRMGILADDIKYEQEFITWAEHITFIYPIWWTGMPAIMKGYIDRVFSYGYAYRYDQGIQKGLLAGKQAVIINTHGKSHAEYEQIGMDKALSLTSDKGIFTYCGFEINQHFFFDKADRVSPEQVEIWKEHIRNTYYEINDRLTNANESEILNTHPLQTRQSS, encoded by the coding sequence ATGAGACATCTAATTATTTACGCACATTATAACGAAAACAGTTTAAACCACCATCTGTTAGAAACTGTTGTTGAAAGCCTGACTTCCCAAAATCATGAAGTTATTGTAAGAGATCTTTATGCAATTAACTTTGATCCTGTGTTTTCTTTAAAAGATATACAGGAACAGAGAATGGGAATTCTTGCCGATGATATCAAATATGAGCAGGAGTTCATCACATGGGCAGAGCATATTACCTTCATCTATCCTATCTGGTGGACCGGAATGCCGGCTATTATGAAAGGATATATCGACAGGGTTTTCAGCTATGGTTACGCTTACCGTTATGACCAGGGCATTCAAAAGGGTTTATTGGCAGGAAAACAGGCCGTAATTATCAATACGCATGGTAAATCACATGCAGAATATGAACAAATCGGAATGGATAAAGCACTTTCATTAACTTCCGATAAAGGTATATTTACATACTGCGGTTTTGAGATCAACCAACATTTTTTCTTCGATAAAGCAGACAGGGTATCTCCTGAACAAGTGGAAATATGGAAAGAGCACATTAGAAATACATATTATGAAATCAATGATCGCTTAACGAATGCTAATGAATCTGAAATATTGAACACTCATCCATTGCAAACCCGTCAATCTTCTTAA
- the tyrS gene encoding tyrosine--tRNA ligase, whose protein sequence is MIHLLQENVEIILPQNGLEKKLQQAKDENRKLNIKLGFDPTAPDLHLGHAVVLKKLRQFQDLGHRIIIVVGSFTARIGDPTGKNKARKPLSTKDVNDNAQTYIDQLSKIIDIKKTKIVFNSDWLDHLNFSEAIGLLSKVTVAQLMHRNDFNKRFSENTPIAMHELVYPILQGFDSVKIECDIEMGGTDQLFNCTMGRQLQEVYGLSPQIVMCLPLLKGLDGKEKMSKSLHNTIGLTDEPNEMFGKTMSIPDSLIEEFMNLTTDFSAVEKQNLKSRMENGENPMNIKKLLAKNIITQYHDESSAKRAEDFFANQVQNKNFEEKTFKPVGIDSLHLSENYVLLTDLCHQLKSDLSKSAIRRLIENGGVQINQEKITDIDRRIELKGGTKIKIGKRFFFELF, encoded by the coding sequence ATGATTCATTTATTACAAGAAAATGTGGAAATTATTTTACCACAAAACGGTCTGGAAAAAAAATTACAACAGGCTAAAGACGAAAACAGGAAACTAAACATCAAACTGGGATTCGATCCTACTGCTCCGGACCTGCATCTCGGACACGCTGTTGTTCTAAAAAAACTCAGACAATTTCAGGATCTGGGACACCGGATTATTATTGTTGTCGGAAGTTTTACAGCAAGAATTGGGGATCCTACAGGAAAAAACAAAGCACGAAAACCGCTAAGCACCAAAGATGTTAATGACAATGCCCAAACTTATATCGATCAGCTATCTAAAATAATTGATATTAAAAAAACAAAAATTGTTTTTAATTCCGATTGGTTGGATCATTTGAACTTTTCTGAAGCGATCGGATTGCTTTCAAAAGTAACTGTAGCCCAGTTAATGCACAGAAACGACTTCAATAAAAGATTTTCGGAAAATACACCTATTGCGATGCATGAACTTGTATACCCTATTTTACAAGGATTTGATTCCGTAAAGATTGAATGTGATATCGAAATGGGAGGAACTGACCAGCTTTTCAACTGCACAATGGGTAGACAATTACAGGAAGTGTATGGGCTTTCACCACAGATTGTGATGTGCCTGCCTTTATTAAAAGGACTTGATGGAAAAGAAAAAATGAGCAAATCACTACATAATACCATTGGCCTGACAGATGAACCCAATGAGATGTTTGGAAAAACAATGTCTATTCCTGATTCTTTAATCGAAGAGTTTATGAATCTCACCACAGACTTTTCGGCTGTTGAAAAACAGAATTTGAAATCGAGGATGGAAAACGGAGAAAATCCCATGAATATTAAAAAGTTACTTGCTAAAAATATTATTACTCAATACCATGACGAGTCTTCAGCAAAAAGAGCAGAAGATTTTTTTGCTAATCAGGTTCAAAATAAAAACTTTGAAGAAAAGACATTCAAACCTGTTGGTATTGATTCCCTGCATCTCTCGGAAAATTATGTCCTTCTTACAGATTTGTGTCACCAGCTTAAGAGTGATCTGAGTAAATCAGCTATAAGGAGATTGATTGAAAATGGAGGAGTACAGATTAATCAGGAGAAAATAACAGATATCGATCGAAGAATTGAATTGAAAGGAGGCACCAAAATCAAAATCGGAAAAAGATTTTTTTTCGAACTTTTTTAA
- a CDS encoding GNAT family N-acetyltransferase, translated as MNFALKYRKAKESDIEFLLDLRMKTMTEHYATSNLPTTKEYALQRILYQFENAHIIILNDNPMGLLKINRTADNIDILQLQIHPDQQGLGIGKSILEKIIRESVSDQKSVSLSVLKTNRAQKLYSSLGFKIIDEDDHSYNMKFFN; from the coding sequence ATGAACTTTGCATTGAAATACAGGAAAGCTAAGGAAAGCGATATTGAATTCCTGCTCGATCTGAGAATGAAAACGATGACTGAGCATTATGCCACTTCGAATCTGCCAACCACAAAAGAATATGCTCTTCAAAGGATCCTTTACCAATTTGAAAATGCTCATATCATCATTTTAAATGATAACCCAATGGGATTGTTAAAAATAAACAGAACTGCAGATAATATAGATATTTTACAACTTCAGATTCATCCTGACCAACAAGGTCTGGGTATTGGAAAATCTATTTTGGAAAAAATTATCCGTGAATCGGTTTCGGATCAGAAATCAGTTTCCCTTAGTGTTTTAAAAACTAATCGGGCACAGAAACTTTATTCCAGCTTAGGTTTTAAAATCATCGATGAAGATGATCATTCTTATAATATGAAATTTTTTAATTAA
- a CDS encoding TerD family protein — protein MAINLQKGQTIDLRKNNLGESVYDLSQVTIGLGWDVRKQGGFFGRLFSNEPEYDLDAVAFLLDKNGKVADMGRTLHGHNGKQVVLYESDVIYFNSMRHPSGHIWLTGDNRTGEGDGDDEQIIVKLDQLNERYQKIIFVVSIYQGRTNRQHFGMIDNAFIRAVDARGKEITKYSLSGDSSMNGMCSMVFAEAYRHHGDWKFRAIGDPYSTDNFIDVLVPYTYK, from the coding sequence ATGGCAATTAATTTACAAAAAGGCCAAACGATAGATCTCAGGAAAAACAATCTTGGTGAAAGCGTTTATGATCTTTCTCAGGTCACTATCGGATTGGGTTGGGACGTTCGCAAGCAGGGAGGTTTCTTTGGGAGGTTATTCAGCAATGAACCCGAATATGATCTCGATGCTGTTGCTTTTCTTCTGGATAAAAACGGGAAAGTTGCTGATATGGGAAGAACTCTTCATGGGCATAATGGAAAACAGGTTGTGCTTTATGAAAGTGATGTTATTTACTTTAATTCGATGCGTCATCCTTCAGGTCACATCTGGTTGACGGGTGATAATAGAACAGGGGAAGGCGATGGAGATGATGAACAGATTATAGTGAAGCTGGATCAATTAAACGAACGTTATCAAAAGATAATTTTTGTCGTGTCTATATATCAGGGAAGGACCAACAGACAGCATTTCGGAATGATTGATAATGCTTTTATCAGAGCGGTTGATGCAAGAGGAAAAGAAATTACAAAATATAGTCTTTCCGGAGATAGCAGTATGAATGGCATGTGCTCGATGGTTTTTGCTGAAGCATATCGCCATCATGGAGACTGGAAATTCAGGGCAATAGGAGATCCTTACAGTACGGATAATTTTATAGATGTTCTGGTGCCTTATACGTATAAATAA
- a CDS encoding TerD family protein, with translation MAINLQKGQRIDIGLTKLTIGLGWDPNDGRGYDFDLDASAIMIDAERKLVSEDYFVFYNNLSSPDGALTHTGDDPSGKNSDGDDDESIIIDLEKVDGRVEEILFVVTIEDFERRKQNFGQVRNSYIRIIDNNSNQEIAKYELDEDFSIETGIEFGRLYKRNGSWKFEASGIGYRADLSFFLEKYYKGQIIK, from the coding sequence ATGGCAATTAACCTACAGAAAGGACAAAGAATAGATATAGGATTAACAAAACTAACGATTGGACTAGGATGGGATCCTAATGATGGAAGAGGATATGATTTTGATCTTGATGCTTCTGCAATTATGATCGATGCGGAAAGAAAACTTGTAAGTGAAGATTATTTTGTTTTTTATAACAATCTAAGCTCTCCGGATGGCGCATTGACTCATACAGGTGATGATCCGAGTGGAAAGAACAGTGACGGGGATGATGATGAATCTATTATTATCGATTTGGAAAAAGTTGATGGAAGAGTAGAAGAAATACTCTTTGTGGTTACCATCGAAGATTTTGAAAGAAGAAAACAAAATTTTGGTCAGGTAAGAAATTCATATATCAGGATCATTGATAATAATAGCAACCAGGAAATCGCCAAATATGAACTGGATGAGGATTTTTCTATAGAAACGGGAATCGAGTTCGGCAGGTTATACAAGAGGAATGGAAGCTGGAAATTTGAGGCTTCCGGAATTGGTTACAGGGCAGACCTTTCTTTCTTCCTTGAAAAATATTATAAAGGGCAAATCATTAAATAA